CTGAGGCGGATTTGCAAAATataggggaaaaggaaaaaaaaaaaaaaacaggagaaacCAGTCTTCTAACTTCCTTAACTTTGGATCCCACTCCTGcgggggatttttttccccccaaggttTCTTCTGAGCAGAAGCATCTGGCGATGGTGACCCTGGGACATGATATTTTCTATGAACTGGCATCTTTAGCTAGGGTGCTCCTCTGCTCGCTAACCAGGAAGTTGGTGGTCTGCTATTACCCATGTTTCTTGATTCCTGAATTATGCTGGAATTCTCTAGAATATCTGCTGGAAGTAAATATTTACTTAGCACGTCAGATCGTTTTTAATTGAACAAATTTTTCTGTCTTGAACTTGCCTGTGGTTAAGGTcccgtccccccccccccccaccaccgccCCATGTCTCTGTTTCCCCAGGGAGAAGTTATTCTTCAAATCAACAAAAAGACACAAAAGTTCCTTGCTCTTTCAGGCAGTGAGCATATAAAAGTTGTTCACCTCTTTGTTCAGTTGTAGGTTAACTGATCAGACAGCCGTCAGATACATTAAAATTGAATTCAATGTTTTTTCAGCTGATCTGTTAACTCTTATTTGCCAGAGTGAGTCTTCTAAAACTTGTTCCTGTGTTTGTTTACTGAAGTATTTTTATACAACTTCTTCATATTAAATTtacaatgttaaataaaatagtaaCTTCTAAAACAGTTCCTGACTGAAAGTAGGTGTCCTGAGCTTTTGATAGAATTATTTGGTGTCTGGGGAAGAAGGGcacgtgtgtgtgtttaaaattagtgtatatttattaaaaattacagaCTTGAATTTGACTTCACAGGAACTAGAATGCCTGTTCATTAATATGTTAATACTCTTTTGTTAATTGCTGCTCTTCTGCAGAATAGAGATTATCTATTTTACAGGTTGAGGACTTGATAATTTGGACTTAAACCATCAGACTTTAAAGCCCATGCACTTTTCTCTACCTGGCTACCTAGTGGATTGACTATTAAGTTTAATATTCATCTAACCATTTTCTTTAGTCCAGTAGGAAATTAAGACATTTATAACATAGttacctttttcattttctttatttagaaaGCTATTTGGAGGTTATGGATTATAAGCCCGAACCTGAACTCCTCAGTGAGAGCTCAGAACGTCTCTTCTCCTTTGGAGTGATAGCAGATATTCAATATGCTGATTTGGAAGATGGCTATAATTTCCAGGGAAACAGAAGGAGGTACTACAGACACAGTCTTCTTCACTTACAGGGTGCTATCGAACACTGGAATCAAGAACGCAGCCCGCCCCGTTGTGTGCTTCAGCTTGGAGACATCATCGATGGATACAATGCGCAGTACAAAGCATCAGAAAAGTCACTGGAGCGCGTCATGAACACATTCCAAATGCTGAGAGTCCCTGTTCATCACACGTGGGGAAACCACGAATTCTATAATTTCAGCAGAGACTATTTAACAAACTCCAAACTTAACACAAAGTTTCTGGAAGACCAGATTGCCCACCATCCTGAGACTGTGCCCTCGGAGGATTATTACGCGTATCATTTTGTACCATTCCCTAAATTCCGCTTCATTTTACTCGATGCTTATGACATGAGTGTCTTGGGCGTGGATCAGTCTTCTCCAAAATACCAGCAGTGTCTGAAGATACTGAGGGAGCACAACCCAAATACGGAACTGAATAGTCCTCAAGGTGAATTATTCCTTTGAGCTGAGAATCTTATACATTGTCTTTAAATTCTTCAGCTACCTTTTATTCAGCAGGAAGATGGATGATAAGGTAAAAGTATACTGTCCTGTTGTTCAGGGTCAGGATTTCTCACTCGCCTCAAGGCACATGGAGTGGTGGCAGTTGGTTCAAGATTCATTTATGTAGCAGATGTCTGAGGGCCTAATATTCTGGCCGGGCACTTTCACTAGGGCACCTCTTCAGAGTTATAGGCAGTACTGACAGCACCGCTTTTTTGTGGACCGAGTGGAGGAAGCAAGAGAAGAAAGTGTGCAGGACAGATAATAAACGAAAGAGAAGTGATAAACGCCACCAAGAAAATACAGTATAATATTACAGAAAAGGACTAGAGGTACCATTGTAGTTAGTTGGCCAGAAATAGCTTCTCTAAGGAGAAAAGCATTTCAGCTGAAACCTGAGTGAGAAGGAGTCATCATCCTTTGGAAGAGTGGGTGGAGCATAGTGTTCAAGACAAAAACAAACGCAGAGATGCAAAGCAGAGTAAGACCTTGTTAGTGAAGCACGCACAAGGGTCTGGGGGTGAAAGTGACTTTAtagtgactcagtggacgtgaaaaCAGTCTATTTTGTATTCAGTGTAACGAGGAGTAAGGGAAGTAAGCAGAGGAGTATTGAGATCAGGAGTAAGACACAGCGTGATTTACATTGCTCTAAATTCTTTTAGTTCCCTATTTTAAGTCAACTGCTGCCGAGTATTCCTGAAGAAAAAAGCACAAGTCTCCCCCCTGGTAGCTAAGTTTGGATGCCCGAG
The DNA window shown above is from Bos javanicus breed banteng chromosome 19, ARS-OSU_banteng_1.0, whole genome shotgun sequence and carries:
- the ADPRM gene encoding manganese-dependent ADP-ribose/CDP-alcohol diphosphatase, which produces MDYKPEPELLSESSERLFSFGVIADIQYADLEDGYNFQGNRRRYYRHSLLHLQGAIEHWNQERSPPRCVLQLGDIIDGYNAQYKASEKSLERVMNTFQMLRVPVHHTWGNHEFYNFSRDYLTNSKLNTKFLEDQIAHHPETVPSEDYYAYHFVPFPKFRFILLDAYDMSVLGVDQSSPKYQQCLKILREHNPNTELNSPQGLREPQFVQFNGGFSPEQLNWLNAVLTFSDRNQEKVVIVSHLPIYPEASDSVCLAWNYRDALAVIWSHKCVVCFFAGHTHDGGYSEDPYGVHHVNIEGVIETAPDSQAFGTVHVYPDKMMLEGRGRVPHRIMNYRKE